A single window of Gavia stellata isolate bGavSte3 chromosome 14, bGavSte3.hap2, whole genome shotgun sequence DNA harbors:
- the LOC104257976 gene encoding H(+)/Cl(-) exchange transporter 5 isoform X1 gives MGLEALAMEQKGYRRGSFQSSTSDEDMLEIAGASLDFSMADDDPPLDREMGGFSSYNGGGMNGTSTMMDFLEEPLPGVGTYEDFNTIDWVREKSRDRDRHREITSRSKESTWALIHSVSDAFSGWLLMLLIGLLAGSLAGLIDISAHWMTDLKEGVCLAGFWFNHEHCCWKSNTTFTDRDKCPEWKSWSQLILGHGEGAFAYILNYFMYVIWALLFSLLAVLLVKGFAPYACGSGIPEIKTILSGFIIRGYLGKWTLIIKTITLVLAVSSGLSLGKEGPLVHVACCCGNILCHLFTKYRKNEAKRREVLSAAAAAGVSVAFGAPIGGVLFSLEEVSYYFPLKTLWRSFFAALVAAFTLRSINPFGNSRLVLFYVEFHMPWHLLELVPFILLGIFGGLWGAFFIRSNIAWCRRRKTTKLGKYPVLEVFVVTAITAVLAFPNEYTRMSTSELISELFNDCGILDSSKLCEYVNDFNSTKGDDLPDRAAGPGVYTAMWQLALALIMKVFITIFTFGMKVPSGLFIPSMAVGAIAGRLLGVAVEQLAYYHHDWAIFSGWCSQGADCITPGLYAMVGAAACLGGVTRMTVSLVVIMFELTGGLEYIVPLMAAAMTSKWVADAIGREGIYDAHIRLNGYPFLEAKEEFSHKTLAMDVMRPRRNDPPLTVITQDSMTVEDVETIINETTYSGYPVVVSRESQRLVGFVLRRDLIISIENARKKQDGIVSTSIIYFTDHSPPLPPSSPSMLKLRSILDLSPFTVTDQTPMEIVVDIFRKLGLRQCLVTHNGKLLGIITKKDVLKHIAQLANQDPDSILFN, from the exons GTTTGGAAGCTCTGGCCATGGAGCAGAAAGGCTATCGACGGGGGAGTTTCCAGAGCAGCACTAGTGATGAAGATATGCTGGAAATTGCAGGAGCATCTCTGGACTTCTCCATGGCAGATGATGACCCACCACTCGACAGGGAGATGGGAG GATTTTCCTCGTATAATGGAGGAGGGATGAACGGCACGAGCACAATGATGGATTTCCTGGAGGAACCTCTTCCTGGTGTGGGGACCTACGAAGATTTTAACACTATAGATTGGGTGCGAGAGAAGTCCAGGGACCGGGACAGGCACAGAGAG ATCACCAGTAGAAGTAAAGAGTCCACATGGGCACTGATACACAGCGTGAGCGATGCCTTTTCTGGCTGGCTGTTGATGCTTCTCATTGGGTTGTTGGCAG GCTCCTTAGCAGGTCTGATAGACATTTCTGCCCACTGGATGACAGATTTGAAAGAAGGAGTGTGTTTAGCAGGCTTCTGGTTTAACCATGAGCACTGCTGCTGGAAATCCAACACAACCTTTACGGACAGAGACAAGTGTCCCGAGTGGAAGAGCTGGTCCCAGCTGATCCTCGGCCATGGAGAG ggGGCTTTTGCATATATCCTCAACTACTTCATGTACGTTATCTGGGCCTTGTTATTCTCCCTTCTTGCTGTGTTACTTGTGAAGGGGTTTGCTCCTTATGCCTGTGGCTCAGGGATCCCAGAG ATCAAAACTATCTTAAGTGGTTTCATCATTAGAGGCTACCTGGGCAAGTGGACGCTGATCATCAAAACCATCACCTTAGTGTTGGCGGTGTCCTCTGGGCTGAGCTTGGGCAAAGAGGGGCCCCTGGTACACGTCGCCTGCTGCTGTGGAAACATCTTGTGTCATCTCTTCACCAAATACAGGAAGAACGAAGCAAAGCGCAGAGAG GTTTtatcagcagctgcagctgctggtgtgTCTGTAGCTTTTGGTGCACCGATCGGAGGAGTGCTCTTTAGTCTGGAAGAG gtCAGTTACTACTTCCCTCTCAAGACACTGTGGCGCTCCTTCTTCGCTGCTCTGGTCGCTGCATTTACCCTGCGCTCCATCAACCCTTTTGGGAACAGCCGCCTCGTTCTCTTCTACGTGGAGTTTCACATGCCATGGCATCTTCTGGAGCTTGTGCCATTCATCCTTCTGGGAATATTTGGTGGGCTTTGGGGAGCTTTCTTCATTCGCAGCAACATTGCCTGGTGCAGGCGACGCAAGACGACGAAGCTTGGTAAATACCCTGTGCTGGAGGTGTTTGTAGTGACTGCGATCACAGCCGTTCTGGCCTTTCCCAACGAGTACACCAGAATGAGCACCAGCGAGCTGATTTCTGAGCTCTTCAATGACTGTGGGATTTTGGACTCTTCCAAGCTCTGCGAGTATGTGAATGATTTCAACAGCACCAAAGGGGATGACCTGCCAGACCGAGCTGCTGGCCCAGGAGTTTACACCGCCATGTGGCAGCTGGCTTTGGCCCTTATAATGAAAGTCTTCATCACGATCTTCACCTTTGGCATGAAG GTCCCTTCAGGTCTCTTCATCCCCAGCATGGCGGTGGGTGCTATAGCAGGCAGATTGCTCGGAGTAGCGGTGGAGCAGCTGGCCTATTACCACCACGACTGGGCCATCTTCAGCGGCTGGTGCAGTCAAGGAGCTGACTGCATCACTCCTGGCCTCTACGCAATGGTTGGGGCTGCGGCGTGTCTAG GTGGGGTGACCCGAATGACCGTGTCGCTAGTGGTCATTATGTTTGAGCTCACTGGTGGACTGGAATACATCGTTCCTCTGATGGCAGCAGCCATGACCAGCAAGTGGGTGGCTGATGCCATTGGGCGGGAAGGCATTTACGATGCCCATATTCGCCTCAACGGCTACCCCTTCTTGGAAGCCAAGGAAGAGTTCTCGCACAAGACGCTTGCGATGGACGTAATGAGGCCACGGAGGAACGATCCTCCTCTGACTGTCATCACTCAGGACAGCATGACCGTAGAAGATGTTGAGACCATTATCAATGAAACCACGTACAGTGGCTATCCAGTGGTGGTGTCACGGGAGTCCCAGAGGCTTGTTGGATTCGTCCTCAGGAGAGACCTCATCATTTCAATTG aaaaCGCCCGCAAGAAGCAGGATGGGATCGTGAGCActtcaattatttatttcactgaCCACTCTCCTCCGCTGCCTCCAAGCTCCCCCTCTATGCTGAAACTCAGGAGCATCCTGGACCTCAGTCCTTTCACGGTGACGGACCAAACACCCATGGAAATCGTCGTGGATATATTCCGCAAGCTGGGATTGCGCCAGTGCCTGGTTACTCACAACGG gaaGCTACTCGGGATCATTACCAAAAAGGATGTATTAAAGCACATTGCACAGCTGGCTAACCAGGACCCAGATTCTATACTCTTCAATTAA
- the LOC104257976 gene encoding H(+)/Cl(-) exchange transporter 5 isoform X2: MEQKGYRRGSFQSSTSDEDMLEIAGASLDFSMADDDPPLDREMGGFSSYNGGGMNGTSTMMDFLEEPLPGVGTYEDFNTIDWVREKSRDRDRHREITSRSKESTWALIHSVSDAFSGWLLMLLIGLLAGSLAGLIDISAHWMTDLKEGVCLAGFWFNHEHCCWKSNTTFTDRDKCPEWKSWSQLILGHGEGAFAYILNYFMYVIWALLFSLLAVLLVKGFAPYACGSGIPEIKTILSGFIIRGYLGKWTLIIKTITLVLAVSSGLSLGKEGPLVHVACCCGNILCHLFTKYRKNEAKRREVLSAAAAAGVSVAFGAPIGGVLFSLEEVSYYFPLKTLWRSFFAALVAAFTLRSINPFGNSRLVLFYVEFHMPWHLLELVPFILLGIFGGLWGAFFIRSNIAWCRRRKTTKLGKYPVLEVFVVTAITAVLAFPNEYTRMSTSELISELFNDCGILDSSKLCEYVNDFNSTKGDDLPDRAAGPGVYTAMWQLALALIMKVFITIFTFGMKVPSGLFIPSMAVGAIAGRLLGVAVEQLAYYHHDWAIFSGWCSQGADCITPGLYAMVGAAACLGGVTRMTVSLVVIMFELTGGLEYIVPLMAAAMTSKWVADAIGREGIYDAHIRLNGYPFLEAKEEFSHKTLAMDVMRPRRNDPPLTVITQDSMTVEDVETIINETTYSGYPVVVSRESQRLVGFVLRRDLIISIENARKKQDGIVSTSIIYFTDHSPPLPPSSPSMLKLRSILDLSPFTVTDQTPMEIVVDIFRKLGLRQCLVTHNGKLLGIITKKDVLKHIAQLANQDPDSILFN, from the exons ATGGAGCAGAAAGGCTATCGACGGGGGAGTTTCCAGAGCAGCACTAGTGATGAAGATATGCTGGAAATTGCAGGAGCATCTCTGGACTTCTCCATGGCAGATGATGACCCACCACTCGACAGGGAGATGGGAG GATTTTCCTCGTATAATGGAGGAGGGATGAACGGCACGAGCACAATGATGGATTTCCTGGAGGAACCTCTTCCTGGTGTGGGGACCTACGAAGATTTTAACACTATAGATTGGGTGCGAGAGAAGTCCAGGGACCGGGACAGGCACAGAGAG ATCACCAGTAGAAGTAAAGAGTCCACATGGGCACTGATACACAGCGTGAGCGATGCCTTTTCTGGCTGGCTGTTGATGCTTCTCATTGGGTTGTTGGCAG GCTCCTTAGCAGGTCTGATAGACATTTCTGCCCACTGGATGACAGATTTGAAAGAAGGAGTGTGTTTAGCAGGCTTCTGGTTTAACCATGAGCACTGCTGCTGGAAATCCAACACAACCTTTACGGACAGAGACAAGTGTCCCGAGTGGAAGAGCTGGTCCCAGCTGATCCTCGGCCATGGAGAG ggGGCTTTTGCATATATCCTCAACTACTTCATGTACGTTATCTGGGCCTTGTTATTCTCCCTTCTTGCTGTGTTACTTGTGAAGGGGTTTGCTCCTTATGCCTGTGGCTCAGGGATCCCAGAG ATCAAAACTATCTTAAGTGGTTTCATCATTAGAGGCTACCTGGGCAAGTGGACGCTGATCATCAAAACCATCACCTTAGTGTTGGCGGTGTCCTCTGGGCTGAGCTTGGGCAAAGAGGGGCCCCTGGTACACGTCGCCTGCTGCTGTGGAAACATCTTGTGTCATCTCTTCACCAAATACAGGAAGAACGAAGCAAAGCGCAGAGAG GTTTtatcagcagctgcagctgctggtgtgTCTGTAGCTTTTGGTGCACCGATCGGAGGAGTGCTCTTTAGTCTGGAAGAG gtCAGTTACTACTTCCCTCTCAAGACACTGTGGCGCTCCTTCTTCGCTGCTCTGGTCGCTGCATTTACCCTGCGCTCCATCAACCCTTTTGGGAACAGCCGCCTCGTTCTCTTCTACGTGGAGTTTCACATGCCATGGCATCTTCTGGAGCTTGTGCCATTCATCCTTCTGGGAATATTTGGTGGGCTTTGGGGAGCTTTCTTCATTCGCAGCAACATTGCCTGGTGCAGGCGACGCAAGACGACGAAGCTTGGTAAATACCCTGTGCTGGAGGTGTTTGTAGTGACTGCGATCACAGCCGTTCTGGCCTTTCCCAACGAGTACACCAGAATGAGCACCAGCGAGCTGATTTCTGAGCTCTTCAATGACTGTGGGATTTTGGACTCTTCCAAGCTCTGCGAGTATGTGAATGATTTCAACAGCACCAAAGGGGATGACCTGCCAGACCGAGCTGCTGGCCCAGGAGTTTACACCGCCATGTGGCAGCTGGCTTTGGCCCTTATAATGAAAGTCTTCATCACGATCTTCACCTTTGGCATGAAG GTCCCTTCAGGTCTCTTCATCCCCAGCATGGCGGTGGGTGCTATAGCAGGCAGATTGCTCGGAGTAGCGGTGGAGCAGCTGGCCTATTACCACCACGACTGGGCCATCTTCAGCGGCTGGTGCAGTCAAGGAGCTGACTGCATCACTCCTGGCCTCTACGCAATGGTTGGGGCTGCGGCGTGTCTAG GTGGGGTGACCCGAATGACCGTGTCGCTAGTGGTCATTATGTTTGAGCTCACTGGTGGACTGGAATACATCGTTCCTCTGATGGCAGCAGCCATGACCAGCAAGTGGGTGGCTGATGCCATTGGGCGGGAAGGCATTTACGATGCCCATATTCGCCTCAACGGCTACCCCTTCTTGGAAGCCAAGGAAGAGTTCTCGCACAAGACGCTTGCGATGGACGTAATGAGGCCACGGAGGAACGATCCTCCTCTGACTGTCATCACTCAGGACAGCATGACCGTAGAAGATGTTGAGACCATTATCAATGAAACCACGTACAGTGGCTATCCAGTGGTGGTGTCACGGGAGTCCCAGAGGCTTGTTGGATTCGTCCTCAGGAGAGACCTCATCATTTCAATTG aaaaCGCCCGCAAGAAGCAGGATGGGATCGTGAGCActtcaattatttatttcactgaCCACTCTCCTCCGCTGCCTCCAAGCTCCCCCTCTATGCTGAAACTCAGGAGCATCCTGGACCTCAGTCCTTTCACGGTGACGGACCAAACACCCATGGAAATCGTCGTGGATATATTCCGCAAGCTGGGATTGCGCCAGTGCCTGGTTACTCACAACGG gaaGCTACTCGGGATCATTACCAAAAAGGATGTATTAAAGCACATTGCACAGCTGGCTAACCAGGACCCAGATTCTATACTCTTCAATTAA